CCTGCAGAGCTCTCGAAGACAGAATTTCTCTCATTGCGACTCCTGCAGGACAATCACACGGATGTTCCATTTTTTAATTTTTTCAGGATCCAGTTTTGCCGCACTTCGCGCATCCATAGAACAGTTCTGAAAACGGCTCGACACAAAATCAGCGCGGCTCAGGTCAACATTTATAAAGTGCACATTCTTGAAAACGCTCGAAACAAACCGAGATCCGTCGAGCTTGCTGTTACGAAATTCCACATTGTCCAAAAGACAATGGGAGCATTTGAAACCGGAAAGATTGCTGTCTTTAAACTCGACGTCCAGGATTTCAACGCGTGAACCGCGAACACCTTGAAGCTGCGAACGAAGCCATTTTGTATTGCGTAGAGACACTTGAAACCAAGTCCCTTCAAGAAAAGTGCTGTCTTTAAAAGTGGCGTTAATAATTTGCGCCATCGCTAAGGGCTTCTCTTTGAAATCGAATCTTTCATGGATCTGGCCGCTGAGAGGGGATGGGCTTAAAGACGCTCCTAAAGTCGTCGGCGGAGCGAACAAGAGGCTAGAGAAAAGTCCAAAATAAACAAGAATTCTCATAATGAAACAATCATGACAGTTTTTTAAGTCCAGAACAATCCAGATTTTCTGTGTAATTCCGATAAGT
This region of Bdellovibrio sp. 22V genomic DNA includes:
- a CDS encoding pentapeptide repeat-containing protein codes for the protein MRILVYFGLFSSLLFAPPTTLGASLSPSPLSGQIHERFDFKEKPLAMAQIINATFKDSTFLEGTWFQVSLRNTKWLRSQLQGVRGSRVEILDVEFKDSNLSGFKCSHCLLDNVEFRNSKLDGSRFVSSVFKNVHFINVDLSRADFVSSRFQNCSMDARSAAKLDPEKIKKWNIRVIVLQESQ